A genomic segment from Propionibacteriaceae bacterium ZF39 encodes:
- the dnaA gene encoding chromosomal replication initiator protein DnaA — translation MEAAPGQQRAWLQRTQPLMMQQSTVMVAVPDEFTRERIESKHRHSIEGTLSEIFQRDTRLAIMIDPSLLDELPAVAAEPAPVSPTSPAEPAPQGFDPSGFPTLITSTNPGDSRLNPKYSFETFVIGSSNRFAHAAAVAVAEAPGKAYNPLMIYGSSGLGKTHLLHALGHYVRNYFDRVRVRYVSTEEMTNDFINSISENKTAEFRRRYRDVDVLLIDDIQFLESKIQTQEEFFHTFNTLHNAQKQIVMTSDRPPKLLEALEPRLRSRFEWGLITDVQAPDLETRIAILKKKAAQERLTVSLEVLEFIASKVQTNIRELEGALIRVTAFASLNQQPVTMDLTMEVLKDFIPEGGETPLTAGLIIAQTAQYFSLTVDDLCGASRVHALATARQIAMYLCRELTDLSLPKIGQEFGGRDHTTVMHAERKIRQLMNERRAIYNQVTELTSRIKQQTVQR, via the coding sequence ATCGAAGCCGCTCCCGGTCAGCAGCGCGCGTGGCTGCAGCGTACGCAGCCGCTGATGATGCAGCAGTCGACCGTGATGGTCGCCGTTCCCGACGAATTCACCCGCGAACGCATAGAGTCCAAGCACCGCCACAGCATCGAGGGCACGCTGTCGGAGATCTTCCAGCGCGATACTCGCCTGGCGATCATGATCGACCCGTCGTTGCTCGACGAGTTGCCGGCGGTCGCTGCCGAACCGGCGCCGGTGAGTCCGACCTCACCCGCAGAACCTGCTCCCCAGGGTTTCGATCCCTCGGGATTCCCGACGCTGATCACGAGCACCAACCCCGGTGATTCGCGGCTCAACCCGAAGTATTCCTTCGAGACCTTCGTCATCGGTTCGTCGAACCGCTTCGCGCATGCCGCTGCAGTGGCAGTGGCCGAAGCGCCCGGCAAGGCGTACAACCCGCTGATGATCTATGGCTCCTCGGGCCTCGGCAAGACCCACCTGCTCCACGCCCTGGGTCACTACGTACGCAACTACTTCGATCGCGTCCGCGTGCGCTATGTCTCCACCGAGGAGATGACGAACGACTTCATCAACTCGATCTCCGAGAACAAGACGGCCGAGTTCCGTCGGCGCTATCGCGATGTCGACGTGCTGCTCATCGACGACATCCAGTTCCTGGAGTCGAAGATCCAGACGCAGGAAGAGTTCTTCCACACGTTCAACACGCTGCACAACGCGCAGAAGCAGATCGTGATGACGTCCGACCGCCCGCCCAAGCTCCTGGAGGCCCTCGAGCCGCGGCTGCGCAGCCGATTCGAGTGGGGTCTCATCACCGATGTCCAGGCACCCGACCTCGAGACCCGAATCGCCATTCTCAAGAAGAAGGCCGCCCAGGAGCGGCTGACGGTTTCGCTGGAGGTGCTCGAGTTCATCGCCTCCAAGGTGCAGACCAACATCCGCGAGCTGGAGGGTGCGCTGATCCGGGTGACCGCCTTCGCCAGTCTCAATCAGCAGCCGGTCACCATGGACCTCACGATGGAGGTCCTGAAGGACTTCATCCCGGAGGGCGGGGAAACCCCTCTGACGGCGGGCCTGATCATCGCGCAGACGGCGCAGTATTTCTCGCTCACCGTCGACGACCTGTGTGGAGCCTCGCGTGTGCATGCCCTGGCGACCGCTCGCCAGATCGCGATGTATCTCTGTCGTGAGCTCACCGACCTGTCCCTGCCCAAGATCGGACAGGAGTTCGGTGGCCGCGACCACACGACGGTGATGCATGCCGAACGCAAGATCCGTCAGCTGATGAACGAGCGCCGAGCGATCTACAACCAGGTCACCGAGCTCACCAGCCGCATCAAGCAGCAAACCGTTCAGCGGTGA
- a CDS encoding TetR/AcrR family transcriptional regulator, whose protein sequence is MAAENLSKGGRRREQILSAAVELFGEVGYRGTSLRDIAQRVGITHPGLLYHFHSKQELLSAVLARRDETDEANFRFDDQPTARAHAERLLELADHNSTTPGIIELFATLSAESTDPEHPAHDYFSRRYRRVIDLFQGLFDRLGEEGELRDGVDTTELGLIFTALMDGLQVQWLYEPEQVDVAGVLRRFFNGYLREPLGV, encoded by the coding sequence ATGGCTGCAGAGAATCTGAGCAAGGGTGGGCGGCGGCGCGAACAGATCCTGTCGGCAGCCGTCGAGTTGTTCGGGGAAGTCGGCTATCGGGGCACCTCTCTGCGCGATATCGCCCAACGCGTGGGGATCACGCATCCGGGGCTGCTCTATCACTTCCACTCGAAGCAGGAGCTTCTCAGCGCCGTGCTGGCCCGTCGGGACGAGACCGACGAGGCCAACTTCCGATTCGACGATCAGCCCACCGCCCGCGCGCACGCCGAGCGCCTCCTGGAGTTGGCCGATCACAACTCGACCACCCCGGGCATCATCGAGCTCTTCGCCACGCTGTCGGCCGAGTCGACCGATCCGGAGCATCCGGCCCACGACTATTTCTCGAGGCGCTATCGACGCGTCATCGACCTCTTCCAGGGCCTGTTCGACCGGCTCGGCGAGGAGGGCGAGCTTCGCGACGGCGTGGACACCACCGAGCTGGGGCTGATCTTCACCGCCCTCATGGATGGCCTGCAGGTCCAGTGGCTCTATGAGCCGGAGCAGGTCGACGTCGCCGGGGTGTTGCGCCGCTTCTTCAATGGGTATCTGCGGGAACCGCTCGGAGTGTGA
- a CDS encoding PQQ-dependent sugar dehydrogenase — protein MRAFPLIARLLTVLALVASTTLVTSFAAADPSDPADTRAWPGGSGVPVASGLTLPWGVAQLPDESVLVTTRGGELLHATTSGTRTVTRIPDVEAAGEGGLLGLVVDPTNPRVVFAYRTTTRGNEVVRFDYDGTRVTNLTTIVGGIPAARTHNGGRLAFGPDGYLYVSTGDSGVPNRAQDPASLAGKILRVDRSGRAASGNPFGNRVWSLGHRNVQGMAWDSMGRMWASEFGANDWDELNLISPGGNYGWPIVEGVGYDARFVNPVHVWTPAEMSPSGLAIVNDTIIIGALRGQSIWTVPAKGGTPRRWLEGELGRVRTIVGARDGRVLVATSNGDGRDQVRLVSMDRFATPISRAYAQMGGPSGRLGTSVTGEYCGLARSGCFQQLRAGYLYWTSETGVQPVLGAIGDRWQELGWELGRPGYPTTGESCGLRDSGCVQSFTGASIFWSPGSGAWETWGAIGTTHRDFGAEGGQLRYPTGPEFCTIRDRGCFQRFQGGNVYYSPGNGTHPVWGAIFDAWAAQRWEDGPLGYPTSREFCTLKERGCFQRYEGGSIYWSPGTGAHPVRGSIRGIWADSGWENGRYGYPLGSESCRPGECTQRFQGGEIVVRW, from the coding sequence ATGCGAGCCTTCCCCTTGATCGCACGGTTGTTGACCGTCCTCGCCCTCGTGGCCTCCACAACGTTGGTGACTTCGTTTGCCGCTGCGGACCCGTCCGACCCTGCTGACACCAGAGCCTGGCCGGGCGGATCCGGCGTACCCGTCGCGAGCGGGCTCACCCTGCCCTGGGGTGTCGCCCAACTCCCCGACGAGTCGGTCCTCGTGACGACCCGGGGCGGTGAGCTCCTCCATGCCACCACGAGCGGCACCCGCACCGTGACCCGCATCCCCGACGTCGAGGCGGCCGGCGAAGGCGGGCTGCTCGGTCTGGTCGTTGATCCGACCAACCCCCGAGTCGTGTTCGCCTATCGCACCACGACGCGCGGCAACGAGGTCGTGCGCTTCGACTACGACGGCACGCGCGTGACCAACCTGACGACGATCGTCGGTGGCATCCCCGCGGCCCGGACCCACAACGGCGGCCGTCTGGCCTTCGGCCCCGACGGTTATCTCTACGTCTCGACGGGCGACAGCGGCGTACCCAACCGCGCCCAGGATCCCGCGAGCCTGGCCGGCAAGATCCTGCGCGTCGACCGCTCCGGTCGCGCAGCCTCCGGCAACCCGTTCGGCAACCGCGTCTGGTCCCTCGGCCACCGCAACGTGCAGGGAATGGCCTGGGATTCGATGGGCCGCATGTGGGCCAGCGAGTTCGGTGCCAACGACTGGGACGAACTCAACCTGATCTCCCCCGGCGGCAACTATGGCTGGCCGATCGTCGAAGGAGTGGGCTACGACGCCCGGTTCGTCAACCCGGTGCACGTCTGGACGCCCGCCGAGATGTCGCCCTCCGGCCTCGCCATCGTGAACGACACGATCATCATCGGTGCCCTGCGCGGCCAGTCGATCTGGACCGTCCCGGCCAAGGGCGGCACACCGCGCCGCTGGCTGGAGGGCGAGCTCGGTCGCGTCCGCACCATCGTCGGGGCCCGCGACGGCCGCGTCCTGGTCGCCACCTCCAACGGCGATGGTCGGGACCAGGTCCGACTGGTCAGCATGGATCGATTCGCCACTCCGATCTCCCGCGCGTACGCCCAGATGGGCGGCCCGAGCGGCCGGCTCGGAACGAGCGTGACCGGCGAATACTGCGGCCTGGCCCGGAGCGGCTGCTTCCAGCAGCTGCGCGCCGGCTACCTCTACTGGACGTCCGAAACCGGTGTCCAGCCCGTGCTCGGCGCCATCGGCGACCGGTGGCAGGAGCTGGGGTGGGAGCTCGGCCGACCGGGCTACCCGACCACCGGCGAGAGCTGCGGGCTCCGCGACTCGGGCTGCGTCCAGAGCTTCACCGGGGCGTCGATCTTCTGGAGCCCGGGCTCGGGCGCCTGGGAAACCTGGGGCGCGATCGGCACGACCCACCGCGACTTCGGAGCCGAGGGTGGCCAGCTGCGTTATCCGACCGGTCCCGAGTTCTGCACGATCCGTGACCGGGGCTGCTTCCAGCGCTTCCAGGGCGGCAACGTCTACTACAGCCCCGGCAATGGCACCCACCCCGTCTGGGGAGCCATCTTCGATGCCTGGGCGGCGCAGCGCTGGGAGGACGGCCCGCTGGGTTATCCGACCTCCCGGGAGTTCTGCACGCTGAAGGAGCGCGGCTGCTTCCAGCGCTATGAGGGCGGTTCGATCTATTGGTCGCCGGGCACCGGCGCCCATCCTGTTCGTGGATCCATTCGCGGCATCTGGGCCGACTCGGGCTGGGAGAACGGCCGCTACGGCTATCCGCTGGGGAGCGAGTCCTGCCGACCCGGTGAATGCACCCAGCGCTTCCAGGGTGGGGAGATCGTCGTCCGCTGGTGA
- a CDS encoding O-acetyl-ADP-ribose deacetylase, with amino-acid sequence MTSITFHRGDITTESGADAIVNAANSSLLGGGGVDGAIHRAAGPELLAECRTLGGCPTGEARITGGYRLPVRHVIHTVGPVWHGGDRGEPGLLASAYRNSVALAAAHDCARVAFPAISCGVYGYPLDLGARVAVETVRAAMADHPTVVEARFWLFDDATYAAFEAELG; translated from the coding sequence ATGACCTCCATCACCTTCCACCGGGGCGACATCACCACTGAGTCCGGCGCCGATGCGATCGTCAACGCCGCCAACTCCAGCCTCCTCGGCGGGGGTGGGGTGGACGGGGCGATCCATCGGGCCGCCGGGCCCGAGTTGCTCGCCGAGTGCCGCACGCTCGGCGGTTGTCCCACAGGGGAGGCGCGGATCACCGGGGGCTATCGCCTGCCGGTGCGGCATGTCATCCACACGGTCGGCCCCGTCTGGCACGGGGGTGACCGTGGTGAGCCGGGGCTGCTCGCGTCGGCGTACCGGAACTCGGTCGCTCTCGCCGCCGCCCACGACTGCGCTCGCGTGGCGTTCCCCGCGATCAGCTGCGGGGTCTACGGCTATCCCCTCGATCTGGGTGCCCGGGTGGCCGTCGAGACGGTACGCGCGGCCATGGCGGATCATCCGACCGTCGTCGAGGCCCGATTCTGGTTGTTCGATGACGCCACCTATGCGGCGTTCGAGGCCGAACTTGGCTGA
- the dnaN gene encoding DNA polymerase III subunit beta produces the protein MKIRLERDVLAEAVAWVARSLPTRPSVPVLAGMLVRADAGGVVMSSFDYETSAQISVNAQVADEGEALISGRLLADISRSLPNKPVDITADDSRMELVCGSARFTLQTLPVAEYPALPTMPESAGRVASVDFAEAVSQVVVAAGRDELLPVFTGVRMELDGETLSLLATDRYRMALKEISWQPDSPQATGAALVPAKVLAETAKSMTAGEAVNVSLAAGGSGDGLIGFSGTGPGGMRETTTRLLDGEFPKVRHLMNIQPALSVRADTAELIAAAKRVALVAERNTSLRMMIGEDSVVLEAATGDQAQASEAISATVENHAGGEPAISAAGFNPGYLLDALTVLDAPFAHFSFTAPGKPCLITGLAEIDGEQLMDYRHVIMLMRLPG, from the coding sequence GTGAAGATCCGCCTCGAGCGCGATGTGCTGGCCGAAGCAGTGGCGTGGGTCGCCCGCAGCCTGCCGACCCGGCCGAGTGTGCCGGTCCTGGCCGGCATGTTGGTCCGCGCGGACGCAGGGGGTGTCGTGATGTCGAGCTTCGACTACGAGACCTCGGCGCAGATCAGCGTCAACGCCCAGGTCGCCGACGAGGGGGAAGCGCTCATCTCGGGCCGCCTGCTCGCCGACATCTCGCGGTCGCTGCCCAACAAGCCGGTCGACATCACCGCCGACGATTCGCGCATGGAGCTCGTGTGCGGCTCGGCCCGCTTCACGCTGCAGACCCTCCCGGTCGCCGAATATCCGGCATTGCCGACCATGCCCGAGTCCGCCGGCCGCGTGGCGTCGGTCGACTTCGCCGAGGCCGTCAGCCAGGTCGTCGTCGCCGCGGGCCGCGATGAGTTGCTGCCGGTGTTCACCGGCGTACGCATGGAGCTCGACGGCGAGACCCTCTCCCTGCTCGCTACCGACCGCTATCGCATGGCGCTGAAGGAGATCAGCTGGCAGCCGGATTCGCCGCAGGCCACCGGCGCCGCACTCGTGCCGGCGAAGGTCCTCGCCGAGACCGCCAAGTCGATGACCGCCGGCGAGGCCGTCAACGTCTCGCTCGCCGCCGGCGGCTCGGGCGACGGCCTGATCGGTTTCTCCGGCACCGGCCCGGGCGGCATGCGCGAGACCACGACCCGTCTGCTCGACGGGGAGTTCCCGAAGGTGCGTCACCTGATGAACATCCAGCCGGCGCTCTCGGTGCGAGCCGATACCGCCGAGCTCATCGCCGCCGCCAAGCGCGTGGCGCTGGTGGCCGAGCGCAATACGTCGCTGCGGATGATGATCGGTGAGGATTCGGTGGTCCTCGAGGCCGCGACCGGCGACCAGGCGCAGGCCTCCGAGGCGATCTCGGCCACGGTGGAGAACCATGCCGGTGGCGAGCCGGCCATCTCCGCGGCCGGCTTCAACCCCGGCTATCTCCTGGATGCGCTGACCGTGCTCGACGCTCCGTTCGCCCACTTCTCCTTCACTGCTCCCGGCAAGCCCTGCCTCATCACGGGCCTGGCCGAGATCGACGGCGAACAGCTCATGGACTATCGCCACGTCATCATGCTGATGCGCCTGCCCGGCTGA